The following are encoded in a window of Alphaproteobacteria bacterium genomic DNA:
- the ppk2 gene encoding polyphosphate kinase 2: MNVEKHARSGNGKSHPPARLKPGAGAKADKLSRKDYEKKLEKLQIELCHLQDWVREKQARVVILFEGRDTAGKGGTIRAITERVSPRTFRIAALSAPVGEEGRKLFMQRYIEHFPLAGEVVIFDRSWYNRAGVERVMGYADRKKVKTFLDAAPRFERWMVENGIILVKLWLEVGKDEQERRFRARIEDPLRQWKLSPMDLKSYSRWYDYSRARDDMLKGTDHEHARWHILPSDDKKRARLNGIAHILSLIPYKKIKRARHKLPKRSEKERYDDRLDFTQLSLVPQIY, translated from the coding sequence ATGAACGTCGAAAAGCACGCCCGCTCGGGCAACGGCAAGTCGCACCCGCCCGCGAGGCTCAAGCCCGGCGCCGGCGCCAAGGCGGACAAGCTGTCGCGCAAGGATTACGAGAAGAAGCTGGAGAAGCTCCAGATCGAGCTCTGCCATTTGCAGGACTGGGTGCGCGAGAAGCAGGCGCGAGTGGTGATCCTGTTCGAGGGGCGCGACACGGCCGGCAAGGGCGGAACGATCCGCGCCATCACCGAGCGCGTCTCCCCGCGCACCTTCCGGATCGCGGCGCTCTCCGCCCCCGTCGGCGAGGAGGGGCGCAAGCTCTTCATGCAGCGCTACATCGAACATTTCCCGCTGGCCGGCGAGGTCGTGATCTTCGACCGCAGCTGGTACAACCGCGCCGGAGTCGAGCGGGTGATGGGCTATGCCGACAGGAAGAAGGTGAAGACCTTCCTCGACGCCGCGCCGCGCTTCGAGCGCTGGATGGTCGAGAACGGCATCATCCTCGTCAAGCTGTGGCTGGAGGTCGGCAAGGACGAGCAGGAGCGCCGCTTCCGCGCCCGGATCGAGGATCCGCTGCGCCAGTGGAAGCTGAGCCCGATGGACCTCAAATCCTATTCGCGCTGGTACGATTATTCGCGCGCCCGCGACGACATGCTGAAGGGCACCGACCATGAGCATGCGCGCTGGCACATCCTGCCCAGCGACGACAAGAAGCGCGCGCGTTTGAACGGCATCGCCCACATCCTCTCGCTAATCCCCTACAAGAAGATCAAGCGCGCCAGGCACAAGCTGCCGAAGCGTTCGGAGAAGGAGCGCTACGACGACCGGCTCGATTTCACGCAGCTGAGCCTGGTGCCGCAGATCTATTGA
- a CDS encoding DUF4010 domain-containing protein, with protein sequence MDEFELFRRVGLAIAIGAMIGVERHWRAREAEDGTRTAGLRTFTLIGMFGGLAALIEIDLAGGAQPNGAVFATLFAILGLALTAFEYRQAVARESFGATTLIAALLTFALGALAVAGDRAIASAGAVVLLAILASREMLHAFMRRMSWAELRSAVILLALAFVLLPVIPDQPYGPYGGISPARTVTLVIVLATISYAGYIAVKLLGSTKGEIVAGAVGGLVSSTAVTVTNARRSKDEAAHRALASGAIAAGAISFVRTALLSATLAPPLAPVLLPALGGGAAVLLVYAVLLARSGGAEHAEQAQKNPFDLGSVLKMAAMLVVISFLARAAGQMFGSSGVLVVSGLSGLADVDAAVVAVTSMMGSITVQVGAAAIALAVLVNAVAKASYATALGARGFFAHMWLASVLAAAALGAGLWFSLPG encoded by the coding sequence ATGGACGAATTCGAGCTGTTCCGCCGCGTGGGCCTGGCGATCGCCATCGGGGCGATGATCGGGGTCGAGCGGCACTGGCGCGCGCGCGAGGCGGAGGACGGGACTCGCACCGCGGGGCTCAGGACCTTCACCCTGATCGGCATGTTCGGCGGCCTCGCGGCCTTGATCGAGATCGACCTCGCCGGAGGCGCTCAGCCGAACGGGGCGGTCTTCGCCACCCTGTTCGCGATCCTCGGCCTGGCCCTGACCGCATTCGAATATCGCCAGGCGGTCGCCCGCGAATCGTTCGGAGCGACGACCCTGATCGCCGCTCTGCTGACCTTCGCGCTCGGCGCTCTGGCGGTGGCGGGGGACAGGGCGATCGCCTCGGCCGGCGCCGTCGTTCTGCTCGCCATTCTCGCCAGCCGCGAGATGCTCCACGCCTTCATGCGGCGGATGAGCTGGGCCGAACTGCGCTCCGCGGTGATCCTGCTGGCGCTCGCCTTCGTGCTTCTGCCGGTGATCCCGGACCAGCCCTACGGGCCCTATGGCGGCATTTCGCCGGCGCGGACGGTGACGCTGGTGATCGTGCTCGCGACGATCTCCTACGCCGGCTACATCGCGGTCAAGTTGCTCGGCTCGACCAAGGGCGAGATCGTCGCCGGGGCGGTCGGCGGGCTGGTCTCGTCGACCGCGGTGACGGTGACCAACGCCCGGCGATCGAAGGACGAGGCGGCGCACCGGGCGCTGGCCTCGGGCGCGATCGCCGCCGGGGCGATCTCGTTCGTTCGCACCGCTTTGCTCTCTGCGACCCTCGCCCCACCGCTCGCGCCGGTGCTGCTGCCGGCGTTGGGAGGCGGCGCGGCGGTACTGCTCGTCTACGCCGTGCTGCTGGCAAGGAGCGGCGGGGCGGAGCATGCCGAGCAGGCGCAGAAGAATCCGTTCGATCTCGGCTCGGTGCTCAAGATGGCGGCGATGCTGGTGGTCATCTCCTTCCTCGCCCGGGCGGCGGGGCAGATGTTCGGAAGCAGCGGCGTGCTCGTCGTGTCGGGACTTTCGGGGCTCGCCGACGTCGACGCCGCGGTCGTGGCGGTGACCAGCATGATGGGGAGCATCACGGTCCAGGTCGGCGCGGCGGCCATCGCGCTCGCCGTGCTGGTCAACGCGGTGGCCAAGGCGAGCTACGCCACCGCGCTCGGCGCGCGCGGCTTCTTCGCCCATATGTGGCTGGCGTCGGTGCTGGCGGCGGCGGCGCTCGGCGCGGGTCTGTGGTTCAGCCTGCCGGGATGA
- a CDS encoding type II toxin-antitoxin system HicB family antitoxin, with protein MTSILKHKGYAARVEFDADDRIFFGHIAGIEDGVGFHSDTVDGLVAAFEEAVEDYLETCARAGKQPDKPYSGVVYLRVDPGTHAEAAIAAQLAGMSLNQFGEEALRKATKEQIAP; from the coding sequence ATGACGAGCATTCTGAAGCACAAGGGCTACGCGGCCCGGGTGGAGTTCGACGCGGACGACCGGATCTTTTTCGGCCACATCGCGGGGATCGAGGACGGCGTCGGCTTCCATTCGGACACGGTCGACGGTTTGGTCGCGGCGTTCGAGGAGGCCGTCGAGGACTATCTCGAGACGTGCGCACGTGCCGGCAAGCAGCCCGACAAGCCCTATTCGGGCGTGGTCTATCTGCGCGTCGACCCCGGCACGCACGCGGAAGCCGCTATCGCCGCGCAGCTGGCCGGCATGAGCCTCAATCAGTTCGGCGAGGAGGCGCTCAGGAAAGCCACCAAGGAGCAGATTGCTCCCTGA
- a CDS encoding type II toxin-antitoxin system HicA family toxin has translation MNSKQKKTLRAVFTDPVSPSIPWSDIESLLASAGCRTIEGRGSRVRFEKDGMVQTFHRPHPEPAAKRYQVREAREFLIRLGARP, from the coding sequence GTGAACAGCAAGCAGAAAAAGACCCTGCGCGCCGTCTTCACCGATCCGGTGTCGCCTTCCATTCCCTGGTCCGACATCGAAAGCCTGCTGGCATCTGCCGGTTGCCGGACGATCGAGGGCAGGGGATCGCGGGTCAGGTTCGAGAAGGACGGGATGGTTCAGACGTTTCACAGGCCGCATCCGGAACCCGCGGCGAAACGCTATCAGGTGCGCGAGGCGCGCGAGTTCCTGATCAGGCTGGGAGCAAGGCCATGA